From Aptenodytes patagonicus chromosome 1, bAptPat1.pri.cur, whole genome shotgun sequence, one genomic window encodes:
- the HSPA13 gene encoding heat shock 70 kDa protein 13 isoform X1, whose protein sequence is MAGQMAVLGSAILALLLAGYLAQQYLPMPTPKVIGIDLGTTYCSVGVFLPGTGQVKVIADENGRNSIPSIVSFTDRDVYVGYDGLELADSNPQNTIYDAKRFIGKIFTSEELKSESSRYPFKIFNNNGSAEFSVATNETFRITPEHIGSQLLLKLKRMAEGYLGMPISKAVISVPAEFDERQRNSTIKAANLAGLEILRVINEPTAAAMAYGLHKADVFNVLVVDLGGGTLDVSLLNKQGGMFLTRAMAGNNKLGGQDFNQRLMLYLYDQLHQMYGSLPTRKEEIHRLRQAVEAVKLNLTVREAATLRVSLTMPERKLTKESEVQTNTVLKGKPSQKAKDLKNLEDSSKVENNLVKVVFETEISRKLFEMLNEDLFEKILVPIEQVLKEGHLHKAEVDEIVLVGGSTRIPQIRKVIQDFFGKEPNTSVDPDLAVVTGVAIQAGIVGGSWPLQVSAIEIPNKHLRKTNFN, encoded by the exons ATGGCCGGGCAGATGGCGGTGCTGG gtTCGGCTATCCTGGCTCTCTTGTTAGCTGGCTATCTAGCACAGCAATATTTACCGATGCCTACACCAAAAGTAATTGGGATCGACCTTGGCACGACTTATTGCTCTGTTGGTGTCTTTCTTCCTGGAACAGGGCAGGTGAAGGTTATTGCAGATGAAAATGGGCGCAACAGCATACCAAGTATAGTCTCGTTCACAGACAGAGACGTGTATGTAGGATATGATGGCCTAGAACTGGCTGATTCAAATCCTCAGAACACCATATATGATGCAAAAAGATTCATTGGGAAAATCTTCacttcagaagaactgaaaagtgAAAGTAGCAGGTATCCTTTTAAG ATTTTCAACAACAACGGATCAGCTGAATTTTCTGTGGCAACTAATGAAACTTTTCGCATCACTCCAGAGCATATTGGCTCTCAGCTGCTACTGAAATTGAAGAGAATGGCAGAAGGCTATCTTGGCATGCCCATTTCGAAGGCGGTCATCTCTGTGCCAGCAGAGTTTGATGAAAGGCAACGGAATTCTACCATTAAGGCAGCTAACCTTGCAG GGCTAGAAATTTTGCGAGTAATCAATGAACCCACAGCTGCAGCTATGGCTTATGGACTCCACAAAGCTGATGTGTTTAATGTTCTGGTAGTGGATTTGGGTGGAGGGACTTTGGATGTGTCTCTGTTGAACAAGCAGGGAGGGATGTTCCTCACACGAGCCATGGCAG GTAACAACAAACTTGGAGGACAGGATTTTAATCAGAGGTTGATGCTGTATTTATATGATCAGCTCCATCAAATGTATGGTTCtctgccaacaagaaaagaagaaatacatcgCCTCAGACAGGCTGTGGAAGCAGTTAAATTAAATTTGACTGTTCGTGAGGCAGCTACACTAAGGGTGTCGTTGACTATGCCAGAAAGGAAGCTTACAAAAGAAAGCGAGGTACAAACAAACACTGTGCTAAAAGGCAAGCcttcacaaaaagcaaaagatCTGAAAAATCTTGAAGACTCTTCAAAAGTAGAGAACAACCTTGTCAAGGTTGTGTTTGAAACCGAAATCTCTAGGAAGCTATTTGAGATGTTAAATGAGGACCTTTTTGAGAAGATTCTTGTGCCCATTGAACAGGTGTTGAAGGAAGGCCACCTACACAAAGCAGAAGTGGATGAAATTGTGTTAGTTGGAGGCTCCACCCGGATTCCTCAAATACGCAAAGTTATTCAGGATTTCTTTGGAAAGGAACCTAACACCTCTGTAGATCCTGATCTAGCAGTTGTAACGGGCGTAGCTATCCAAGCAGGAATTGTTGGTGGGTCCTGGCCTCTCCAAGTCAGCGCTATAGAAATTCCTAATAAGCATTTACGGAAGACTAATTTCAACTGA
- the HSPA13 gene encoding heat shock 70 kDa protein 13 isoform X2 — protein MASCGVLGSAILALLLAGYLAQQYLPMPTPKVIGIDLGTTYCSVGVFLPGTGQVKVIADENGRNSIPSIVSFTDRDVYVGYDGLELADSNPQNTIYDAKRFIGKIFTSEELKSESSRYPFKIFNNNGSAEFSVATNETFRITPEHIGSQLLLKLKRMAEGYLGMPISKAVISVPAEFDERQRNSTIKAANLAGLEILRVINEPTAAAMAYGLHKADVFNVLVVDLGGGTLDVSLLNKQGGMFLTRAMAGNNKLGGQDFNQRLMLYLYDQLHQMYGSLPTRKEEIHRLRQAVEAVKLNLTVREAATLRVSLTMPERKLTKESEVQTNTVLKGKPSQKAKDLKNLEDSSKVENNLVKVVFETEISRKLFEMLNEDLFEKILVPIEQVLKEGHLHKAEVDEIVLVGGSTRIPQIRKVIQDFFGKEPNTSVDPDLAVVTGVAIQAGIVGGSWPLQVSAIEIPNKHLRKTNFN, from the exons ATGGCTTCCTGTGGCGTGCTCG gtTCGGCTATCCTGGCTCTCTTGTTAGCTGGCTATCTAGCACAGCAATATTTACCGATGCCTACACCAAAAGTAATTGGGATCGACCTTGGCACGACTTATTGCTCTGTTGGTGTCTTTCTTCCTGGAACAGGGCAGGTGAAGGTTATTGCAGATGAAAATGGGCGCAACAGCATACCAAGTATAGTCTCGTTCACAGACAGAGACGTGTATGTAGGATATGATGGCCTAGAACTGGCTGATTCAAATCCTCAGAACACCATATATGATGCAAAAAGATTCATTGGGAAAATCTTCacttcagaagaactgaaaagtgAAAGTAGCAGGTATCCTTTTAAG ATTTTCAACAACAACGGATCAGCTGAATTTTCTGTGGCAACTAATGAAACTTTTCGCATCACTCCAGAGCATATTGGCTCTCAGCTGCTACTGAAATTGAAGAGAATGGCAGAAGGCTATCTTGGCATGCCCATTTCGAAGGCGGTCATCTCTGTGCCAGCAGAGTTTGATGAAAGGCAACGGAATTCTACCATTAAGGCAGCTAACCTTGCAG GGCTAGAAATTTTGCGAGTAATCAATGAACCCACAGCTGCAGCTATGGCTTATGGACTCCACAAAGCTGATGTGTTTAATGTTCTGGTAGTGGATTTGGGTGGAGGGACTTTGGATGTGTCTCTGTTGAACAAGCAGGGAGGGATGTTCCTCACACGAGCCATGGCAG GTAACAACAAACTTGGAGGACAGGATTTTAATCAGAGGTTGATGCTGTATTTATATGATCAGCTCCATCAAATGTATGGTTCtctgccaacaagaaaagaagaaatacatcgCCTCAGACAGGCTGTGGAAGCAGTTAAATTAAATTTGACTGTTCGTGAGGCAGCTACACTAAGGGTGTCGTTGACTATGCCAGAAAGGAAGCTTACAAAAGAAAGCGAGGTACAAACAAACACTGTGCTAAAAGGCAAGCcttcacaaaaagcaaaagatCTGAAAAATCTTGAAGACTCTTCAAAAGTAGAGAACAACCTTGTCAAGGTTGTGTTTGAAACCGAAATCTCTAGGAAGCTATTTGAGATGTTAAATGAGGACCTTTTTGAGAAGATTCTTGTGCCCATTGAACAGGTGTTGAAGGAAGGCCACCTACACAAAGCAGAAGTGGATGAAATTGTGTTAGTTGGAGGCTCCACCCGGATTCCTCAAATACGCAAAGTTATTCAGGATTTCTTTGGAAAGGAACCTAACACCTCTGTAGATCCTGATCTAGCAGTTGTAACGGGCGTAGCTATCCAAGCAGGAATTGTTGGTGGGTCCTGGCCTCTCCAAGTCAGCGCTATAGAAATTCCTAATAAGCATTTACGGAAGACTAATTTCAACTGA